One Chlamydia sp. DNA window includes the following coding sequences:
- a CDS encoding BPL-N domain-containing protein, producing the protein MKRILVYSDKGVSPYYLRHTVRWLKQVSESFGMEVCRVNGQFLIHEPFWEETTQLLVVPGGADVPYHDVLHGLGTARIDSYVKEGGRYLGICAGAYFGCAQFSFLEPNGSLFVAKRDLGFFPGAASGPAYESAFSYTSSSGVMAVPLVFADFPGRSFSLFNGGCYFECAERFPEIRIEARYENLPGKPAAIVSRCLDKGLVVLSGPHIEYLPDFCSLQEENVVRAREQIIAHSLNLEEYRRALIRRLLTNVVEHILY; encoded by the coding sequence ATGAAACGCATCTTGGTTTACTCAGATAAAGGAGTTTCTCCCTATTATCTGCGACATACAGTTCGTTGGTTAAAACAGGTTTCTGAATCTTTTGGGATGGAAGTGTGCCGTGTGAATGGGCAGTTTCTTATTCACGAGCCTTTTTGGGAAGAGACCACCCAGTTGCTAGTTGTTCCTGGTGGCGCGGATGTTCCTTATCATGATGTATTACATGGTTTGGGTACCGCCCGTATTGATAGTTATGTGAAAGAAGGAGGGCGTTATCTAGGGATTTGTGCAGGAGCCTATTTTGGTTGCGCTCAATTTTCTTTTCTTGAGCCTAATGGTTCTCTATTCGTTGCTAAGCGAGATTTAGGCTTTTTCCCTGGTGCAGCCAGCGGTCCTGCCTATGAAAGTGCATTTTCTTATACGAGCTCCTCTGGGGTTATGGCTGTTCCGTTGGTTTTTGCAGATTTTCCTGGTAGAAGCTTCTCATTGTTTAACGGAGGCTGCTATTTCGAATGTGCTGAACGTTTTCCTGAAATACGTATAGAAGCACGCTATGAGAATCTCCCAGGAAAACCTGCAGCAATTGTTTCTCGATGTTTGGATAAGGGCCTCGTTGTTCTGTCCGGGCCTCATATCGAATATCTGCCAGATTTTTGCTCTCTTCAAGAAGAAAATGTGGTGCGTGCTCGAGAACAAATTATCGCACATTCTTTAAATCTCGAAGAATACAGACGAGCTTTGATCAGGCGGTTGTTAACTAATGTCGTCGAGCACATTCTGTATTAA